One window from the genome of Cottoperca gobio chromosome 15, fCotGob3.1, whole genome shotgun sequence encodes:
- the prokr1b gene encoding prokineticin receptor 1b, with protein sequence MGDSNISHMVAAYTDMQETLPTGKLDHYMDSYDMDYGIPPDEIPDTTQGQAFFLATIVIGVVLVCIMVVCGCGNFIFIATLTRYKKLRNLTNLLIANLAISDFIVAVVCCPFLVDYYVVKQLSWDHGLLLCASVSYLRTVSLYVSTNALLAIAVDRYMAIVYPLRPRMKYQTAYFLITVVWIVPILISIPSAYFASETMYPHGSSPTTHKVFCAQIWPVDQQAYYRSYFLFVFAVEFVGPVIVMAMCYSRISRELWFKSVPGFQTEQIRKRLRCRRKTVMVLIGILTAYILCWAPYYGFTILRDFYPTLISRQKNSLVAFYIIECIAMSNSMINTFCFVSVKNNTVKYLKKIVLLRWRSTYDPRNTVDEMDIRTSSMPVTEEIDCITLR encoded by the exons ATGGGGGACTCCAACATCAGCCACATGGTAGCAGCTTATACAGACATGCAGGAGACTCTCCCAACAGGCAAGTTGGATCATTACATGGACAGCTATGATATGGACTATGGCATCCCTCCTGATGAGATCCCAGACACCACGCAGGGCCAGGCCTTCTTTTTGGCCACCATTGTTATCGGTGTGGTGCTTGTCTGCATTATGGTTGTCTGTGGATGCGGAAATTTCATATTCATTGCCACGCTGACACGCTACAAAAAGCTCCGCAACCTGACCAACCTGCTCATTGCCAACCTTGCCATCTCAGACTTCATTGTGGCAGTGGTGTGCTGCCCGTTCCTGGTGGACTACTATGTGGTGAAACAGCTTTCCTGGGATCACGGATTACTGCTGTGTGCCTCTGTCAGCTATCTCCGGACAGTGTCACTCTACGTTTCCACAAACGCATTACTTGCCATTGCAGTTGACAG GTACATGGCTATAGTCTATCCTCTGAGGCCTCGAATGAAGTACCAAACTGCCTACTTCCTGATAACAGTAGTCTGGATTGTTCCCATTCTGATATCAATTCCCTCTGCCTACTTTGCCTCTGAGACCATGTATCCTCATGGCAGCTCCCCAACCACTCACAAAGTCTTCTGTGCCCAGATCTGGCCTGTGGACCAGCAAGCCTACTACCGCtcctacttcctgtttgtttttgctgtggaGTTTGTTGGGCCTGTGATTGTTATGGCAATGTGTTACTCCCGAATTTCCCGCGAGCTCTGGTTCAAGAGTGTCCCAGGTTTCCAGACGGAGCAGATTAGGAAGAGGTTGCGTTGTCGCCGCAAAACAGTGATGGTCCTGATCGGGATCTTGACAGCGTACATCCTGTGCTGGGCGCCCTACTATGGCTTCACCATCCTACGAGATTTCTACCCGACGCTCATCTCCCGGCAGAAGAACTCATTAGTGGCCTTCTACATCATCGAGTGCATTGCCATGAGCAACAGCATGATCAATACCTTCTGTTTTGTCAGCGTCAAGAATAACACAGTTAAGTACCTGAAGAAGATTGTACTGCTGCGCTGGAGGTCCACTTATGACCCCCGTAACACTGTGGACGAGATGGATATTAGGACCTCCTCCATGCCTGTAACAGAGGAGATTGATTGCATTACTTTAAGGTGA